In Paludibacter propionicigenes WB4, the genomic window TATTTATTACTGGCTTTAAATTAATAATTGGATTGTTGACCGGTAGTTTGGGCATCTTGTCCGAAGCGCTTCATTCGGCACTGGATATGGTGGCAGCTATGATTACTTATTTCTCGGTGCGGGTTTCGGATAAGCCTGCCGACAAGGATCATAACTACGGGCATGGTAAAGTGGAGAATTTATCCGCTTTTATCGAAACACTATTATTGCTCGTTACCTGTGTTTGGATTATTTATGAAGCTATTCATCGCCTGGTGTCTGGCAATACTCATATTGAGGTAAGTGTTTGGAGCTACGTTGTAGTTATCAGCTCCATCGTTATTGATTATTCACGTTCCAGGGCTTTATACCGGGTGGCAAAGAAACACAATAGTCAGGCGCTTGAAGCCGACGCGCTGCATTTTTCTACCGATATATGGAGTTCTACGGTGGTATTGTTCGGTCTGATAGCCTACCAGTTTCTGGGTTGGTATGCAGCTGATGCCGTGGCGGCATTGCTTGTTGCGGTCATTGTTTTGTATGTTTCTTATCAGT contains:
- a CDS encoding cation diffusion facilitator family transporter, which gives rise to MITEKKSVALMSVLAAVFITGFKLIIGLLTGSLGILSEALHSALDMVAAMITYFSVRVSDKPADKDHNYGHGKVENLSAFIETLLLLVTCVWIIYEAIHRLVSGNTHIEVSVWSYVVVISSIVIDYSRSRALYRVAKKHNSQALEADALHFSTDIWSSTVVLFGLIAYQFLGWYAADAVAALLVAVIVLYVSYQLGRKAVDVLLDKSPQNTTIIVHEVLKGFPEVLKFHGLKARTAGADTFIKFNVHFNPDLSLRDVHEVCDKIEKEIKSRVVRSEVYIHAEPEEISHIENEADDNIV